Genomic segment of Malania oleifera isolate guangnan ecotype guangnan chromosome 7, ASM2987363v1, whole genome shotgun sequence:
TTGAATAAAAGTAGGATGATGAATCTTGAATCGCTTTAGTAGACTTAAAATAGATACTTAGCAATGAACGGATTGTAGAAATTGCAAGACATAATTCCGTTCATAGATACGTATTCTAAGTGTTCATCTTATGCATTTAACAATCACACTCCTAAATAACACTGTCCCTATAAATATTTCAAGCCTCGTTATTTTTCATCATAACTTAACTTGCATTCGATTTTTTGACTCCCTCCTTTTTCTACAATATTTCTAGACTTTTTACCTACATTACAATTTTTGCCAACTTGGCCGAGGTAGTCAAGAATTTAATTGGAGGCTTCAAAAGGGTTTCTTAAATGTGACAACTTCAAACACTTACAAGGCTTGTTATTgaagtaaaaatgaaaaatattttaaaaaatacaccaaatttataaatcatttttaaACATTTTTGAGACAGGAAAAACTCGCTCACTCAATTAACGATCTCGACGTGATTAAACCAACATCTTGAGCAATGttaagtgttttgatgatatttataatttttgcaAGCATTCTTATCAAAACAAACAGTAGCAACAAATAGATAGGAGTGCAATGAGATTTTTTTGGGGATAGTATTTCTGGTTGCATATTATTGAATAATAAGCATACCATTCTACAGCAAATTTTATTGGTGAATATACAAATCTAACCATTTAATGCATATGTTTCTTTTTTCTCTATGACTGGAACTACATGTAGCATTTGGACattaaatcttttgtttcttttcaTAGAAAACTCCAAAGGAGAAaacaaatttcaaattcaaacaaAATCTCAAAGAAACACTAAATACTAAGAGAAGCCCATgtacaaaaatataatttttgacaATTAAAAGCTAGTGACTTTAAATAGATACTTAGCCATGAACGGATTGTAGAAATTGCAAGACATAATTCCCTTCATAGATACTTATTCTAAGTTTTCATCTTATGCATTTAACAATCACACTCCTAAATAACATTGTCCCTATAAATATTTCAAGCCTCGTTATTTTTCATCCTAACTTAATTTTCATTCGATTTTTTGACTCCCTCCTTTTTCTACAATATATCTGGTCTTTTTACCTACATTACAATTTTTGCCACAACATTCAACCTGGTCAAGGTAGTCAAGAATTTAATACCTACATTACATATCATCTTGCATGCCAAGGTGCTTGCTAATAcgaccttttaaaaaaaattaataaaatgagaTGCGTTCTAACAATTTATGTTGCTTTCTTTCTCAACTtatactctctctttccctccaTTTAGGTCCTTTCTAGGTTTGAGTAATTTACGGGGATGATTTatcattataaaataaaattagagaaatcacCATTTACTTGTCAATTATGAACATAAAAGTCAACAATTTGGTTGCTTTAGTTGCATTTTATTGGAATTGAGTTTGTTGAAATTGAAAAGGGAACCTAGaagatgaaaatttatttttttatatgttgttttttctttttctcatctTATACTATTTATTTCCCCAGATTAGGTCTTTTTTTGGATATGAGAAATACACagcattaattttttattaatctttctcattttttgcTTTCTCTTGCCCTTTAATTTAGGTATGTTTTTTTAGGTTCGACTAATTTACCGGATgatttattattactttttattttatatatatatatttatataaaattatgatttattatttattattttgaattttttaattattatttttggtaatgtccCTCCACGCCCCACGGCTCCACCGGCCAACCGTCATAGGCATCCCACATTCCCCCTTCCTTTGTCAACGACACCACGCCCTCCCTTTTTAAATTCAGTTGATCGTTGAGAGTTGAGACTCTCCATCTTCATCTCCCCTGCGTCTTGCTTCCCTAACAcgccatttttcttcttctcttctctctctctctctctctctctcaccgaCCAGCAGAGGTTGAACTCTTTAAAGggtttcccttttcatttcaagAAATGCATTCCTTTTGTCTCACTTCTCAACTACCCTGCGGAAAGGCTGAAAACCTCAAAACCCCACCGTCCTACTCTTAAgattctctctctttccctcttcTCAATCAGACCCATTTTCTGTTTGTTCGTAAATTAGCATCTCTCTATCTCTGATCGTTTCTTCGATAAATCTTCGACTGATTCCGTCCATTAAAGGGGATTTGATTTCTTCGTTCAGCTATGAACTTGATCAAAATTTTCCTTGCCTTCTCTCTGTTTTCCGTAGCCTTTTCCCTCGAAAACTTCAACTCTCATCTCCTACCGAGGCCTTTGATCCTCGAATACGCCGAGACTGTCCGAGCTGATTCGGAAGAATTTGAAAAGGAAGTCCATTTGCAGTGTACCAGTTGGAGATTTGCTGCCGAGACCAATAATCTGAGCCCGTGGAAGACGATTCCTCCAGAATGCGCAGACTATGTAAAAGATTACATGACAACTAGGGCTTACAGTATCGATCTCGAGAGGGTCTCGAAGGAGGCTGCAGTTTACGCGAGAAGCGTGGAGTTGGGTGGGGATGGAAAAGATGTTTGGGTGTTTGATGTCGACGAGACTTTGCTTTCCAATCTCCCGTACTACGCAAGTCATGGTTTTGGGTAAGCTTTTCGGCATTTTACCATTAAAGATTTCTATTCGATTGGAGTGTTTCTTATCAACCTTTGCTCGAGATTTTGATTCGATTGGAGCAATCGTTTTGGGGGATTTTGCTTTTGGTTCTTCGAGATGGATTTCTGATATGGGTTTTAGTTGGCATTTTGCAGTTTGGAGGTTTTTGATGGGGTGGAGTTTGATAAATGGGCGGAGAAGGCCATGGCACCCGCAATACAGGCAAGCTTAAGACTTTATGAAGAGGTTTCAAGTTTGGGGTTTAAAGCTATCTTGTTGACCGGGCGCCATGAACAGCAAAGGGAGGCAACTGttgagaacttgatgaaagcagGATTCCGGAATTGGGACAAGCTT
This window contains:
- the LOC131160519 gene encoding acid phosphatase 1-like, encoding MNLIKIFLAFSLFSVAFSLENFNSHLLPRPLILEYAETVRADSEEFEKEVHLQCTSWRFAAETNNLSPWKTIPPECADYVKDYMTTRAYSIDLERVSKEAAVYARSVELGGDGKDVWVFDVDETLLSNLPYYASHGFGLEVFDGVEFDKWAEKAMAPAIQASLRLYEEVSSLGFKAILLTGRHEQQREATVENLMKAGFRNWDKLILRASGDVEKQATIYKSEKRSEMVEEGYRILGNSGDQWSDLLGSPVSVRSFKLPNPMYYIP